Genomic segment of uncultured Desulfobacter sp.:
CCAATGGTCAGGACCCGTTCGATGTCCGCCGTCCGGCTGGGACCGGTAATCATGGAAATATAGTTCATCTGCTGGGGGCTCAGTTTTTCGAGCAACTCAGCCATATCCGGGAGCAGGCCGTTGGCGGGGAGCAGGGCGATGTGAATTTCAGGCAGGGTGGAGACCAATCGTTTATCAATGGACGTGGCATCCTGCACCAGTGTTCCGGTATCCGCCAGGGCCCAGTCAACCTGGCTGATTCCGATATGGGCGTTGGCGGCCCGTTCGCGGCTGATGTCAAATGAGAACCCGTGGATCTGAAGCAGCAGGTCCTTATCAATATGTTTAAAAAACGGACAGTCCGCCACGGCCGCATAGTGCCCGGGGCTGTCGCTAATCTGTTCTTGTTTCATGATCTCCATAATGAAATCCAGGGCAGCCCCGCGGGTCAGAAAACGGTACACCTCCGCGCTTACACGTTCCGCATTGGACTTGAATTGATCGTACATCGTCCCTCCTTTGATAGTAAAATTTGTCTTACCAATTTTTGGATATCTTATAATTGTCTTAATTTATTGTCAATTAATTTGTCTTACCAATTTTGTTTATGCGTGGGTGTAATCGGGCTTCCGGCTTAAACAAGCCCTTTTCGCACGATTAAAACGTTGATGAAAATAATCATCTGTGGTTTAAATGGTCAGACAAATTTATGAACCCATGATCCGAGATATCCTAAAAAATGACCTTCAAACCGATCAGACCCAAAAAAATTTCCGCCCAGATTGCGGAACAGATTCGCGAGTCCATATTACGCGGTGAGTTTTCACCCGGAGAAAAGCTGCCGCCCGAACGAAAATTGTCACAGATGTTCGGTGTCTCAAGGCCTTCCGTGCGCGAAGCCCTGAATATGCTGGCCTCTTCCGGTCTGGTGATGTCCTATCAGGGGGGCGGCACAGTCGTGCAGTCGTTAATTGATACAGACCAGGACAATGCGTTGGGCGAGCTGATCCGCACCCAGAGGGCATGTGCGCTGGAAGTGATCGAGGTGCGCAAGGGCATGGAGGCCCTAACGGCCTATTATGCCGCAGAGCGCGCCACACCTGAAGATATTGCCCGGATGGAAGAGATCCTTGGCCGGATGGATGTTCAGCTTGAAAACAAAAAGCCCCTGGAAGATTTGGATGCCAAACTGCATCTCCAGATCGCCCGGGCCACCCACAACGTCATCTGGCTGCATCTCATGCACAGTCTTTTTGATGCCATGAAAGATTTCCAGCGCGGTGTCTGGCATAATGTCTATGCCCTGGGCGACGATACCCGGCTTTTGTTTGACCATCACAAGCGTATCGTCACAGCCATTCGGGATAATGATGCCGACGCTGCCCGCAAGGCCATGGCAGAACACCTTGATTTTTCGGAAAAAAGGTGCGCGGATTACATTACGTTTAGTTCGTCTTGACCACAACCAGGCGCAGTATCCTGTCAGAAAAAAT
This window contains:
- a CDS encoding lactate utilization protein is translated as MYDQFKSNAERVSAEVYRFLTRGAALDFIMEIMKQEQISDSPGHYAAVADCPFFKHIDKDLLLQIHGFSFDISRERAANAHIGISQVDWALADTGTLVQDATSIDKRLVSTLPEIHIALLPANGLLPDMAELLEKLSPQQMNYISMITGPSRTADIERVLTIGVHGPKRLIIIVIDDLGDNN
- a CDS encoding FadR/GntR family transcriptional regulator; translation: MTFKPIRPKKISAQIAEQIRESILRGEFSPGEKLPPERKLSQMFGVSRPSVREALNMLASSGLVMSYQGGGTVVQSLIDTDQDNALGELIRTQRACALEVIEVRKGMEALTAYYAAERATPEDIARMEEILGRMDVQLENKKPLEDLDAKLHLQIARATHNVIWLHLMHSLFDAMKDFQRGVWHNVYALGDDTRLLFDHHKRIVTAIRDNDADAARKAMAEHLDFSEKRCADYITFSSS